The following is a genomic window from Spirosoma foliorum.
ACTTCATCGGCTCCGTCCCAGATACGGGCTCCTCGTTCATGCCGATACATAGCAGAAAGCACGGTATCGTCCGTAACGCCCAGGGCACCATGCACCTGAATGGCCCGGTCGAGTACGCGCAGAAAAGCATTGGCCACGTAGAATTTTATGGCCGAAACAGCATCCCGAACATTGCTTACGCCGACCGTATCGATCATGTGAGCGGTGTTCAGTACATACAATCGGCAGGCATCAATTTCGGCTCGACTTTCGGCAATGAAATCCTGAATAAACTGCTTTTCGCCCAGCATCACGCCCTCTTCAATCTCACGAGTGGCAGCCCGTTTGCACATCAAATCCAGCGCCTTTTCGGCATTACCAACCCAACGCATGCAGTGGTGAACGCGTCCGGGCCCCAACCGTTCCTGCGCCAGTCGAAAACCCATACCTTCGCCTGCAATCACGTTTGCAGCCGGAACCCGACAGTTGGTATACGTCACTTCGGCATGGCTAAACCAGCCTTCACCCGCTTCGCCAAAAACGGGAATATTACGTTCAATGTTGAAGCCAGGCGTATCGGTTGGAACGATAATCATACTGGCTCGCTGGTGCGGGGCGGCATCCGGATTTGTTACAGCCATTACCACCGCAAAAGCAGCACCATCGGCCGAGGATGTGAACCACTTACGCCCATTTATCACGTAGTCGTTTCCATCGCGTACGGCTAAGGTGGCCATTCGGGTAGGGTTTGAGCCCGCAAACTCGGGTTCGGTCATTGAGAAACAGGAACGAATTTCGCCTGCCATCAGTGGTTTCAAATACCGTTCTTTCAGCTCTTCCGAAGCGAATTTGTGAAGTAATTCGGTATTGCCGATGTCAGGTGCCTGACACCCAAACACATAATGTCCGAAAAAGGGCGCATGCGCCAATGCTTCACTAATCTGACCAAATTCGCACAACGTAAGACCATGTCCCCCTTCCTCTTTTGACAGATGCAATCCCCACAAACCGGCAGCTTTGACCAACTTCCGTTTCTGATCAAGAATGGGAATAATAGCGCCAAGATTGTTATGCGAAAATCCGTCTTCGAGCGGAATCAATTCGTATTGAACAAATTCCTGAACTCGCGCCAATAAGGGCCTGACTCGCTCGGTCGTGAAAATCGTTTCCATATTGGAAAAATAGGGGATTTTTATTGATTCGTCATAGTCAACTCCACACTCCTCCCCTGCAACCCGCCTGTATGAACGGCCACAACAGTTGCGTTATCCGGGAAGAATCCTTTTCGGGCCAGATCATAAATACCATAAAGCATTTTTCCGGTATAAATCTGCTCGAGTAAGACACCTGTTTTTCGTTCAAACGTCTGAATGAACTGAATCAACTCAGGCGTGGTTTTAGCGTATCCACCGAAATGATAATCGTTCAGTTGCCGCCAATTTCCCTGCTTGTCGACATCAGGAATTTTTAACGCCATCACGCCTAAGACTTTTGTTTCTTCGGATGCCGACTTGGCCAGCCCTTCTACAGTACCGCCTGTGCCAACCGGGCAGCATACAAAATCGGGCGTATAGCTTAACTGTGTACTAATTTCTGGAATAATTTCAGCCGTGCCCCGAATAGCCAGTTCGTTTGTACCGCCTTCCGGCAAATTATAGCAGGGGCCGAATTCGGCAAATAACGCATTCAGAAAATCAGGCTCCTCTTTTCGTCGATAATCGGCTCGACTAATAAACTGTAACTGCATACCGCTTTGTCGGCAAAAAGCGAGGGTTTGATTGAGCGGCTTATCGGCAAGCTCTTCGCCCCGAACAAGGCCAATCGTTTTAAAACCGAACACATGCCCAGCCGCAGCCGTCGCATATAAATGATTGGAATAGGCTCCGCCAAAGGTTAA
Proteins encoded in this region:
- a CDS encoding acyl-CoA dehydrogenase family protein; this encodes METIFTTERVRPLLARVQEFVQYELIPLEDGFSHNNLGAIIPILDQKRKLVKAAGLWGLHLSKEEGGHGLTLCEFGQISEALAHAPFFGHYVFGCQAPDIGNTELLHKFASEELKERYLKPLMAGEIRSCFSMTEPEFAGSNPTRMATLAVRDGNDYVINGRKWFTSSADGAAFAVVMAVTNPDAAPHQRASMIIVPTDTPGFNIERNIPVFGEAGEGWFSHAEVTYTNCRVPAANVIAGEGMGFRLAQERLGPGRVHHCMRWVGNAEKALDLMCKRAATREIEEGVMLGEKQFIQDFIAESRAEIDACRLYVLNTAHMIDTVGVSNVRDAVSAIKFYVANAFLRVLDRAIQVHGALGVTDDTVLSAMYRHERGARIWDGADEVHKQNLATNILKKYGLDIKQKAKELRQFRQMMAAESSL
- a CDS encoding 1-aminocyclopropane-1-carboxylate deaminase/D-cysteine desulfhydrase; the encoded protein is MNELARQLAHLVGNSPLQLVEDPFPEPVTIRLFLKRDDLLHPQVSGNKWRKLKYNLLAARNQGFSTLLTFGGAYSNHLYATAAAGHVFGFKTIGLVRGEELADKPLNQTLAFCRQSGMQLQFISRADYRRKEEPDFLNALFAEFGPCYNLPEGGTNELAIRGTAEIIPEISTQLSYTPDFVCCPVGTGGTVEGLAKSASEETKVLGVMALKIPDVDKQGNWRQLNDYHFGGYAKTTPELIQFIQTFERKTGVLLEQIYTGKMLYGIYDLARKGFFPDNATVVAVHTGGLQGRSVELTMTNQ